A region from the Wolbachia endosymbiont (group A) of Rhinocyllus conicus genome encodes:
- a CDS encoding IS5 family transposase translates to MPQKMKVSNQNEYNKFLEKRGNIFRYIDEAIENWYENSPKMQGGNYIYSDKVVILVHIIVNLFRIGLRQTVGFIKGYLQQIGKNLAVISYSQASRRFKKLNIKINDCRVDKSNMENIEIIIDSTSISIYSNTPGHSKENSADRKYRSYEQVRKLHVMLSVNSKKAIAARYSNGVYSDHYGACDLLEEVNFQHKIKALYADRAYDRHKLYKLCKKYDIKTKVLPKKDAAEHSKIDYMSDRNAAIRLIKLYGEDGMKEWKKEVNYGKRSYIEGFFSRLKQIFGFSFRNKSEINREKELLIKCYLLNKFTDIGMAKFEIIT, encoded by the coding sequence ATGCCACAGAAAATGAAAGTCAGTAACCAAAACGAATATAACAAATTCCTTGAAAAAAGGGGAAATATTTTTCGTTACATCGATGAAGCTATCGAAAATTGGTATGAAAATAGTCCAAAAATGCAGGGCGGCAACTATATTTACAGTGATAAAGTCGTAATTTTGGTGCATATAATTGTCAATCTTTTTAGAATTGGGTTAAGACAAACGGTGGGGTTTATAAAAGGATATCTGCAACAAATAGGAAAAAATTTGGCAGTTATCAGCTATTCACAAGCATCAAGAAGGTTTAAAAAACTTAATATTAAGATAAATGATTGCAGGGTTGATAAAAGCAACATGGAAAATATTGAAATTATCATAGATAGCACAAGTATCAGCATTTACAGTAACACTCCTGGCCACAGTAAGGAAAACAGTGCAGATAGAAAGTACCGAAGCTACGAGCAAGTAAGAAAGTTACATGTTATGTTAAGTGTGAATAGTAAAAAAGCTATAGCTGCAAGATACAGTAATGGCGTCTACTCTGACCACTATGGAGCTTGCGATTTGCTTGAAGAAGTTAATTTTCAGCACAAAATAAAAGCATTATATGCAGATAGGGCATACGATAGGCACAAACTTTATAAATTGTGTAAGAAATACGATATAAAGACAAAAGTTCTACCAAAAAAGGATGCAGCAGAACATTCAAAAATAGATTATATGTCTGACAGGAATGCTGCTATTAGGTTAATAAAATTATACGGTGAAGATGGCATGAAAGAATGGAAAAAAGAAGTAAATTATGGGAAAAGATCTTATATTGAAGGGTTTTTCTCAAGATTAAAGCAAATATTCGGATTTAGTTTTAGGAATAAATCTGAGATAAATCGAGAAAAAGAACTGCTAATCAAATGCTATTTGCTTAATAAATTCACTGATATTGGTATGGCTAAATTTGAAATCATTACATAA
- a CDS encoding IS630 family transposase (programmed frameshift), with product MALRSKLLDEKVVNLAKEMLKKVRNNAYVSKKLQAVIAGKESSISAVARICKISRTALTEWIKHLKFGRVEKLFAPSQRRRKSKLNKNQRKQIEIWVEKNPNITIKEVRIKISEEFDLNIGKSTVHREIQRMKFSYITPRPMHHKQDKNKQEEFKKYFNKIVNSHPEKEVFFDESRFGTHSKIGHGWFKKGIRTQVKIKIGRQNFYIYSAVNPRSGKEISLLAPYVNTDCMNIFLEQMSKDLGTKEAFLVMDCASWHRSKSLKFQENITIIYLPPYSPELNPVERLWQYIKHNTLRNRVYDTIGLLEDVVCNFIVSISSTTIKRVCNVSYLFD from the exons ATGGCATTAAGGTCAAAACTATTAGACGAAAAAGTTGTAAATTTGGCGAAAGAAATGTTAAAAAAGGTCAGAAATAATGCATATGTTTCAAAAAAGTTACAAGCGGTAATAGCAGGAAAAGAAAGTAGTATAAGCGCTGTAGCAAGAATATGTAAAATTTCAAGGACTGCTTTGACTGAATGGATAAAGCATCTAAAATTTGGTAGAGTAGAAAAACTATTTGCCCCGTCTCAGCGGCGAAGAAAAAGCAAATTAAACAAAAATCAACGTAAGCAAATTGAAATATGGGTAGAAAAAAATCCAAATATTACTATTAAGGAAGTGCGAATAAAAATCTCAGAGGAATTTGACCTAAACATCGGTAAATCAACAGTGCACCGTGAGATACAAAGGATGAAATTTTCTTACATAACACCAAGGCCAATGCACCATAAACAAGATAAAAACAAGCAAGAAGAGTTTAAAAAATACTTCAATAAAATAGTCAATTCCCACCCTGAAAAGGAGGTA TTTTTTGATGAATCACGATTTGGAACTCATTCAAAAATCGGACACGGATGGTTCAAAAAAGGGATCAGAACGCAGGTTAAAATAAAAATCGGTAGACAAAATTTCTATATCTACAGTGCGGTAAATCCAAGAAGCGGTAAGGAAATTAGCCTACTTGCTCCATATGTAAACACTGATTGTATGAATATATTTCTGGAGCAGATGTCGAAAGATTTAGGCACGAAAGAAGCCTTTCTTGTAATGGATTGTGCAAGTTGGCATAGATCAAAAAGTTTGAAATTTCAGGAAAACATTACCATTATATACTTGCCTCCTTATTCACCTGAACTGAATCCTGTTGAGAGGTTGTGGCAATATATCAAACACAATACTTTACGCAACAGAGTCTACGATACCATAGGCTTACTTGAAGATGTTGTGTGTAATTTTATTGTCAGTATTTCCAGCACTACTATTAAACGAGTTTGTAATGTTTCTTATTTGTTCGATTAG